DNA sequence from the Paenibacillus azoreducens genome:
TTGGAAAGGAGAGCCTGACATGAGCCGCATTTTGCCTTTGCGCCACCTGTACGCATCTGCTATTAGGGAGATCACATCCAGCGGGGACGACTGGCAACACTATCTGCACTTTGCTGCATCCATCTACAAATACTCATTTGACAACAGCCTGCTCATTTACGCCCAACACCCGGACGCGACCATGCTGGCTCCCCTCCCACTATGGAATGAGTTAGGCCGTTATGTGAAAAGGGGCGAAAAGAGCATTGCCGTCTGTGATTTCCAGCAAGGCACTCCGATACTAAGTCGTTTGTTCGATGTCAACCAAACGACAGGCAGACAAGTCCCTGTCCTCTGGAGCCTGGAACAGCTTGATACCGATGAACTGGCTGGGCGGCTGACTTCCTACGATACGCTAAACCTCGCTAAAGCCATTTCGCAGCTTGTGCATGAAACTGTCCTTTCATCCTGGGAAGAGTGGCTGCAAGATATTGAGCATGACATTCACGATCATTTCCTAAGTAACATCCCCTTGCTTGGACTAGAGCAACATATGGGCGACTTAATTGAAGACAGCGTTCGCTATCTCATCCATCGCCGCTGTCAGTTGCCTGAACCGAATCACACCGACTTTTCAACGATCACCCATTTTGATACTTTACCGCTTGCCGCACGTTTGGGCTATCAGGTGAACACTCACGCCCGCAGCTTGCTTACCGACATTGCTCGTTATGTAAAAATTATGGAACAGGAAAGGAGCCTGGCTCATGAATCATCCCGACAAACCGAAGTTGACGTACCACGAAATCGACGGACTGCTGTATCCGAACCTGCACATCTCGAACGAAGCGACAACCGAACAGCAGCCCCTAGGAAAATTCGGTCGACTGGCGCTGAATCATCTACGGAATCATCACCCGCAACGCTTTCAGATTCTTCAAATGGAAGGCAACTTGATGAAGAAAATGCAGCAGGTCGAACAAGAGGCGCTGGAACGGATGGAGCAATTGACCGATCAACTGCTTCGCCTTCATCCCATGCCACAGACGGACGACACATTGAAAAGAGCACAGCATCTGAATCAGATCAAATCGACAGCCGAGGAACTGGTCATGAACGACATCATCCTGAAACCACGGTAACCGAAGCAAATCTCCCTTCTTCCCCATCATCCGAGCCGCCGATAAGCGGTTCTTTTTTTATGCCCAATGAAGGCTCAGTTCTTTCAGGAACACGAACAGGAGAAGATATGCTGGCCTATCTGCTAATCAGCGGCAGAGGCGCTATGTCCGGTAAACAGCGTATTTATCAGTTTGTATTGGATCATCATCCCGTGAAAGCGCCTGATCTGATCGCTTTTCTAAAGCCGCTATATGGCATCGGCGGTGCCAGAAGAGATTTAGGTAGTGGATTGGTCGGCTACATGACAGATAGTAAAGGCGTTCAGCTTTCCTGGCAGGATGTTTCCGGGTCACATGAAGAGCAATTTAAATGGAAAAAAGTCAGCGATACATTACTGCAACTGATCTCCCAGGGGCATTACGATGAACAATTTGCTCCTTTTCCGCCTGTAGAACCGGAATGGACGTTATTTGATTACGCCAACGAACAAGCAGACGTTGAAGAGGACTCTGGAGAACTCGAAGGTCAGAACAATTTGCCCGAACTTACCGATAACCAGCTTCAAGACACTCGTTCCCTACTGGATACCAAAAACATTAGTGAAAACTCTACTCTTTCTCCAGATTCTCAACGCAATCTCCCTACTGCGGTAAACTATCGTTTTCAAGCCGAGCAATCGCCTTATGTATCCGGTGCAAAGAGCAAATATAAACGGAACGTGGAGGCTATTCGTCTACTCAAGCAATTGGAATCAGAGCAGCGGCAAGCGACTACAGAGGAACAACATATTTTAGCCGGTTATGTGGGCTGGGGCGGATTAGCGAATGCGTTCCACCCTAACGCGAATGGCTGGGAAACCGAATATACCGAATTAAAGCAGCTCCTGGGTGAAGACGAATATGCAGCAGCCCGTAACTCCACCATTACCGCCTTCTACACAGAGCAGTCCTTAATTCAGACCATCCATGCAACATTACAGCGTTTTGGCTTAACCTCCGGTGCTGGACGCCGCTTGTTAGAGCCTTCTATGGGCAGCGGAAACTTCTTTTCTGTTATCCCACCGGAATGGGAAAATGCTGAACTTCACGGCGTGGAACTGGATTCGTTGACGGGACGCATTTCACGACAACTCTATCCCAAGGCAAACATCCACATCCAAGGATT
Encoded proteins:
- a CDS encoding TnpV protein translates to MNHPDKPKLTYHEIDGLLYPNLHISNEATTEQQPLGKFGRLALNHLRNHHPQRFQILQMEGNLMKKMQQVEQEALERMEQLTDQLLRLHPMPQTDDTLKRAQHLNQIKSTAEELVMNDIILKPR